A single region of the Rhipicephalus microplus isolate Deutch F79 chromosome 10, USDA_Rmic, whole genome shotgun sequence genome encodes:
- the LOC142761714 gene encoding uncharacterized protein LOC142761714 yields MPDEEESKEDDKSDDKEDDDKGDDDKDDDDKKDDDDDDDDDGGGDKDGIGKKKPPDSMMVQKKSVSRSGAAAIAAQQIAEGADKMQMALTVVGLAVFVLVIVGIGGFVVWKVFVSCE; encoded by the exons ATGCCAGACGAAGAAGAAAGCAAGGAGGACGACAAGAGCGACGACAAGGAGGATGACGACAAGGGCGACGACGATAAGGATGACGACGACAAGAaggacgacgacgatgacgatgacgacgatggaGGCGGAGATAAGGACGGCATCGGAAAGAAGAAACCACCGGACTCTATGATGGTGCAGAAGAAGTCCGTTAGCCGATCAGG GGCGGCCGCCATCGCAGCCCAGCAGATCGCGGAAGGCGCGGACAAGatgcagatggcgctgaccgtcgTGGGTCTCGCGGTCTTCGTCCTCGTCATCGTCGGCATCGGCGGCTTCGTCGTCTGGAAGGTCTTCGTTTCGTGTGAGTAG